The following proteins are co-located in the Spirosoma montaniterrae genome:
- a CDS encoding toxin-antitoxin system TumE family protein: protein MNEAVEPFSSFIRLSRFAIEQAGPKRIERCELVFIDDTRLVGYESRMGAKFKYTYQWMNSDNQTLCRWDNTPHFPQFNTYPFHRHVGIDETAEPFANVSLADVVAFVTQQIAIS from the coding sequence ATGAATGAGGCTGTAGAGCCATTTAGCTCATTTATTCGGCTGAGTAGGTTTGCTATTGAGCAGGCTGGTCCTAAACGTATCGAGCGTTGTGAACTTGTGTTTATCGACGATACAAGGCTGGTTGGCTATGAATCGCGAATGGGTGCTAAATTTAAATATACTTACCAATGGATGAACAGCGACAATCAGACCTTGTGTCGCTGGGATAACACGCCCCATTTTCCTCAGTTCAATACTTATCCGTTTCACCGTCATGTGGGCATTGACGAGACGGCAGAACCATTCGCTAACGTATCTCTTGCAGATGTAGTGGCGTTTGTTACCCAACAAATTGCAATCTCCTGA
- a CDS encoding pyridoxal phosphate-dependent aminotransferase: MSSQFSRRDWLRVSGLLTAGLGSGLRFAKAAPSVGRGQSSLGQSSLGQSSLGQSSPGQSVFVNEFATLATPPDLPKLRARLLANENPLGIAPSAKEALVKAAEIGNRYCWMEFAQLKQLIATDEGVKPENIMVTPGSSDVLMAAAAHYAKNSDQTRPDRTGPGIILTSAMTYDDLLERASDFGAKIEAVPMTKDYKYDLNAIQAKLTPDVKLVYIVNPNNPTGTVVPAADLEAFCRAVAPKVPVFIDEAYIDFYEPAERPRLGKLVSEGLNVILARTFSKIHGFAGLRLGYAVAQPDTLKSLRQYTNGEFAVGVTTIMAGIASYKDKDWQNHCRAENAKARTYTTKALADMGYEVIPSSANFILFPIRMKAKSFSNQMFANGIGIQTREFNGQPYCRVSVGTMDEMAMFMDTFKKVVG; this comes from the coding sequence ATGTCTTCTCAATTCTCCCGTCGCGACTGGTTGCGCGTTAGCGGTTTGCTCACAGCCGGGCTTGGTTCGGGGTTGCGTTTTGCCAAAGCAGCCCCTTCGGTCGGGCGGGGGCAATCCAGCCTGGGGCAATCCAGCCTGGGGCAATCCAGCCTGGGGCAATCCAGCCCGGGGCAATCCGTATTCGTCAATGAATTTGCTACCCTGGCTACCCCGCCCGATCTGCCCAAGCTGCGGGCGCGGCTACTGGCAAACGAAAACCCGCTCGGTATTGCGCCCAGTGCCAAAGAAGCCTTAGTGAAAGCCGCCGAAATCGGCAATCGCTACTGCTGGATGGAGTTTGCCCAACTCAAGCAACTCATCGCCACCGATGAAGGCGTGAAGCCCGAAAATATTATGGTCACGCCCGGCTCGTCGGACGTGCTGATGGCGGCTGCGGCTCACTACGCCAAAAACAGCGACCAAACGCGGCCCGACCGAACGGGACCCGGCATCATTCTGACCAGTGCCATGACCTACGACGACCTCCTGGAACGGGCGTCGGATTTTGGCGCGAAAATCGAGGCCGTGCCAATGACCAAAGACTATAAATACGATCTGAACGCCATCCAGGCGAAACTCACGCCCGATGTTAAGCTCGTTTACATCGTGAACCCTAATAACCCGACCGGCACGGTGGTTCCGGCGGCTGATCTGGAAGCGTTTTGCCGGGCCGTTGCGCCAAAAGTGCCGGTCTTTATCGACGAAGCCTATATCGACTTCTACGAACCTGCCGAGCGGCCCCGGCTGGGTAAGCTCGTATCTGAGGGACTAAACGTGATTCTGGCCCGCACGTTCTCGAAAATTCACGGATTTGCGGGGTTGCGCTTAGGCTACGCCGTTGCCCAACCCGACACACTCAAGTCGCTCCGCCAGTATACCAACGGCGAATTTGCAGTAGGCGTTACGACCATCATGGCCGGCATTGCCAGCTACAAAGACAAAGACTGGCAAAACCACTGCCGCGCCGAAAACGCCAAAGCCCGCACCTACACCACAAAAGCACTGGCCGATATGGGGTACGAGGTCATACCGTCGTCGGCAAATTTTATCCTGTTCCCGATTCGGATGAAAGCCAAATCGTTTAGCAATCAGATGTTTGCCAATGGTATCGGCATTCAGACCCGCGAGTTCAATGGGCAACCTTATTGCCGCGTCAGCGTTGGCACGATGGACGAGATGGCGATGTTTATGGATACGTTCAAGAAAGTTGTTGGATGA
- a CDS encoding plastocyanin/azurin family copper-binding protein codes for MKKILTLGALILTHSLIQSFTIAQSRPATEGDYYRIVTLPIPEDVKLEVGGLAPMPDGRLAACTRRGEVWIVGNPYMQGSRVPTFTRFASGLHEPLGLMWHPKGYLLCTQRGEVTKLIDNDGDDVADEYRSFYKWPLSGNYHEYSYGPVMLPDGNMVITLNLDWIGFGASLAKWRGWMLKLNDNGEMTPWATGLRSPAGFGVLRDGSIFYTENQGDWVGSGRMTHLEQGDFAGNPAGLRWTSEAGSPLTLKPEDVPSTGKPMHEVAKTVKNLKVPAVWFPHTLMGISTSDIKEDTTNGAFGPFSGQLFVGDQGHSKLMRVALEKVNGEWQGACFPFREGFQSGILRTVWGQDGSLFVGMTNRGWASTGKDPYGIQRLVWTGKTPFEMKTIRSKPDGFEVTFTLPVDRKTAENPDSYGLNSFTYKYHKTYGSPIEDARPVPIRGVIVAADGLSARIVADTTLREGYIHELKAEGIRSASGLSLLHNTGYYTLNAIAPGEKANVPARVVASAAPAHNHADMVARPELASASTKPAPTTGKGKTTATKGSPAAKATAKRVTDQPADWTNGPDQTLTIGTKPGLKFDTEKFEVKAGSRVKLVFNNNDDMLHNCVIVKPGAANAVGNAALRLNLNGPKMQYVPNSPDVLHHTNILQPETAESIYFVAPTEPGDYQFVCTFPGHSSLMQGTLKVVK; via the coding sequence ATGAAAAAAATACTAACTCTTGGAGCACTGATACTCACTCATTCGCTCATTCAATCATTCACAATTGCCCAATCGCGTCCGGCAACGGAAGGCGATTATTACCGCATCGTTACGCTGCCCATTCCCGAAGACGTTAAACTGGAAGTGGGCGGGCTGGCTCCGATGCCCGATGGTCGGCTGGCGGCCTGTACGCGCCGGGGCGAAGTCTGGATTGTGGGCAACCCCTACATGCAGGGAAGCCGGGTGCCAACGTTCACACGCTTTGCCAGCGGCCTGCACGAGCCGCTGGGGCTGATGTGGCACCCCAAAGGCTACCTGCTCTGCACCCAACGGGGCGAAGTGACCAAACTCATCGACAACGACGGCGACGACGTGGCCGACGAGTACCGCTCGTTTTACAAATGGCCGCTGTCGGGCAACTACCACGAGTATAGCTACGGCCCCGTGATGCTGCCCGATGGCAACATGGTTATTACGCTCAACCTCGACTGGATTGGCTTCGGGGCCAGTTTAGCTAAATGGCGCGGCTGGATGCTGAAGTTGAACGACAACGGCGAAATGACGCCCTGGGCTACGGGCCTGCGCTCACCGGCAGGCTTCGGCGTACTGCGCGATGGCAGTATTTTCTATACCGAAAATCAGGGCGACTGGGTTGGTTCGGGCCGGATGACGCATCTTGAACAAGGCGACTTTGCGGGCAACCCCGCCGGGCTTCGCTGGACAAGCGAAGCCGGTTCGCCCCTGACGCTCAAACCCGAAGACGTTCCGAGTACGGGGAAGCCCATGCATGAAGTGGCAAAAACGGTGAAAAACCTGAAGGTGCCCGCCGTGTGGTTTCCGCATACGCTGATGGGCATTTCAACTTCAGACATTAAAGAAGATACCACCAACGGCGCGTTCGGGCCGTTTTCTGGTCAACTGTTCGTAGGCGATCAGGGCCACAGCAAACTCATGCGGGTGGCGTTGGAGAAAGTCAACGGCGAATGGCAGGGCGCGTGTTTCCCCTTCCGCGAAGGATTTCAGTCGGGCATTCTGCGGACGGTTTGGGGGCAGGACGGTTCGCTGTTTGTGGGCATGACCAACCGGGGCTGGGCCAGCACGGGCAAAGACCCCTACGGCATTCAGCGGCTCGTCTGGACCGGCAAAACGCCTTTCGAGATGAAAACCATCCGCTCGAAACCCGATGGTTTCGAGGTCACGTTCACGCTGCCCGTTGATCGGAAAACCGCCGAAAACCCCGACAGCTACGGCCTGAACAGCTTTACCTACAAGTATCACAAAACCTACGGCAGCCCCATCGAAGACGCCCGCCCGGTGCCGATTCGGGGCGTAATCGTGGCCGCCGACGGCCTGAGTGCCCGCATCGTGGCCGATACCACCCTGCGCGAAGGATACATCCACGAACTGAAAGCCGAAGGTATCCGGTCGGCATCGGGGCTGTCGTTGCTGCACAACACCGGCTATTACACGCTCAACGCTATTGCACCGGGTGAAAAAGCCAACGTACCCGCCCGCGTCGTAGCTTCGGCGGCACCTGCGCACAACCACGCTGATATGGTGGCTCGGCCTGAATTGGCGAGTGCTTCAACAAAACCCGCCCCTACAACCGGTAAAGGCAAAACGACTGCGACGAAAGGCAGTCCAGCCGCCAAAGCCACCGCAAAGCGCGTCACCGACCAACCCGCCGACTGGACCAACGGCCCCGACCAAACGCTGACCATCGGCACCAAACCGGGCCTGAAATTCGACACCGAAAAATTTGAGGTAAAGGCCGGAAGCCGCGTAAAGCTCGTCTTCAACAATAACGACGACATGCTGCATAACTGCGTGATTGTGAAGCCCGGCGCGGCCAACGCCGTAGGTAACGCAGCCCTGCGCCTGAACCTCAACGGCCCCAAAATGCAGTACGTACCCAACTCGCCCGACGTGCTGCATCACACCAACATCCTGCAACCCGAAACCGCCGAAAGCATCTACTTCGTAGCCCCCACCGAACCCGGCGACTACCAGTTCGTCTGCACCTTCCCCGGCCACTCCTCGCTGATGCAGGGCACGCTGAAAGTGGTGAAGTAA
- a CDS encoding lipocalin family protein — translation MKRLVYLFSLLVALTAMQACQKDDPEPTPPVVGRWTLERVRFSGYPAPFTSLNADETPSQYGLSGSFSIKADKNFDETFGANGRIVDLKGSWELSNNQLQLKYDTGDDETYELDTSREPAKLISTAISAVDTLRNPQTNVVQAVPFKYQFVYSKQ, via the coding sequence ATGAAGCGTTTAGTATACCTATTTAGCCTGCTTGTGGCCCTCACAGCGATGCAGGCTTGTCAAAAAGATGATCCCGAACCTACTCCACCCGTAGTAGGAAGGTGGACGTTGGAACGTGTTCGATTCTCTGGTTATCCCGCCCCATTTACGTCACTAAATGCTGACGAGACTCCAAGCCAATATGGCCTGTCAGGATCATTTTCGATAAAAGCCGATAAAAACTTTGATGAAACATTTGGTGCAAATGGCCGAATTGTTGATTTAAAAGGTTCATGGGAACTGAGCAATAACCAGTTGCAACTGAAATACGATACAGGCGATGATGAAACGTATGAATTAGATACATCGCGCGAACCAGCGAAGTTAATATCAACCGCTATTTCAGCCGTTGACACCCTTCGTAATCCGCAAACGAATGTTGTACAGGCTGTACCTTTCAAATACCAATTTGTGTATTCGAAGCAGTAA
- a CDS encoding type II toxin-antitoxin system PemK/MazF family toxin produces MVVKRFEVWHVNLEPTVGSEINKIRPCLIISPDTTNQFLNTVTIAALTSTRKRFPTRVNCLFNAREGQVALDQIRSVDKRRLLNRIGELDVATAKEVCQKLQELFAY; encoded by the coding sequence ATGGTAGTGAAACGCTTTGAGGTCTGGCACGTGAACCTCGAACCAACCGTTGGCAGTGAAATCAACAAAATCCGGCCCTGTCTGATTATTTCCCCCGACACTACGAATCAATTTCTAAATACAGTGACTATTGCCGCACTGACCAGCACCCGAAAACGTTTTCCAACAAGGGTCAATTGCCTGTTCAATGCCCGCGAAGGGCAAGTGGCATTAGACCAGATCCGGTCGGTAGATAAACGGCGGCTACTCAACCGAATAGGCGAACTTGATGTCGCCACTGCTAAAGAAGTATGTCAAAAATTACAGGAACTTTTCGCGTATTGA
- a CDS encoding tetratricopeptide repeat protein has product MEILITVAVISYIIYLRYYADLRTPSDKELDRLQVGVKLYNSNQIESAFAYFDQVIRQHPQWSMAYLYRARCHLKLGDTDAALADLRTAGSYDNTVADIHTETGRILYDRHDYDAAFTEFDKAIFHAQGRDAMPYYWRGRTRQKLGQSQEAEQDLEQATALEEQSRTTSGKTDNQPTSFFDKRLLTNAAFVLLHSVVLLYVVKQSPVIHWPYLMAAVSAAAIGFAEPRKGWSLAILQAAALWIGYQFTDAPDNGGERELEAFCLYGSMILTFIGSFIGSVLKRAMAK; this is encoded by the coding sequence ATGGAAATTCTGATAACGGTAGCCGTCATCAGCTACATCATTTATCTGCGCTATTACGCCGATCTCCGTACCCCTTCCGACAAAGAACTTGACCGGCTTCAGGTTGGCGTGAAACTTTATAACAGCAACCAAATCGAGTCGGCGTTTGCGTATTTCGATCAGGTTATTCGCCAGCATCCGCAGTGGAGCATGGCGTATTTGTATCGGGCGCGTTGCCACCTCAAACTCGGCGATACCGATGCCGCCCTCGCCGACCTTCGAACCGCCGGGAGTTACGATAATACGGTAGCAGACATTCACACCGAAACTGGCCGAATTCTGTATGACCGGCACGACTATGATGCAGCTTTTACGGAGTTCGACAAGGCTATCTTCCACGCACAGGGCCGCGACGCCATGCCGTATTACTGGCGGGGCCGCACACGGCAGAAACTGGGACAAAGTCAGGAGGCCGAGCAGGATCTGGAACAGGCTACGGCTCTCGAAGAACAAAGCCGCACGACTTCCGGCAAAACAGACAACCAGCCTACGTCGTTTTTCGATAAACGGCTGCTCACCAATGCCGCTTTTGTCTTGCTTCACAGCGTAGTACTTTTATACGTCGTGAAGCAATCGCCCGTCATTCACTGGCCGTATCTGATGGCGGCTGTTTCGGCGGCTGCCATTGGTTTCGCCGAACCGCGCAAAGGCTGGTCGCTGGCAATTTTACAGGCCGCTGCCCTCTGGATTGGCTACCAGTTTACCGACGCGCCCGACAATGGGGGCGAGCGCGAACTGGAAGCGTTCTGTCTGTACGGGTCCATGATTTTAACCTTCATAGGCAGTTTCATCGGCAGTGTGCTGAAACGGGCAATGGCAAAGTGA
- a CDS encoding tetratricopeptide repeat protein yields MDPLTIGLVTQCLTTTKIAECLIGNWLGKGSDQLLSKAGKVIYERLRTQTQPVNHDIHRAVREAHLNATLVICEHLLRNKYNVADRLFHFPAWDLKEVISYLKKQRKQLSDVKFALPDNPAVTEYELLLQPKGVPASERLAELQLQVRKGMLQELEQANLGIEDDLRTAILTGWTDKGQSMDWFELLCAFFAESLKTNTRLQSVVQTNLLQDVKELLLTVKANVPQISISPEQLTDLAAQLGKAMQPIVDRFDEVMSRLDDMLITLERIENKVDTVQIGVGQANESLTDIREKVDKLLPTSPARQKYLNTFAHYDLTNLVGRTDELSQIDAHFARHDMLLLRGMGGIGKTTLAKAYMARSRDGYDHLAYVEIVGTIADSILIQLGNSPDVAFTPNLADSTDDKFKALIDTLGRIPNLLLVLDNANDADDLRLRQRALESLAGRVLITGRARPQTFVQERKVQEIKKLTPADALQLFKNLYPIPLTDAEDELVKTILEKAFYHPKLIEVLAKAAYANSWLQLTDLRAIVEQKEYRHEAINYPVEVDDQTKAIYRILLDLFDTDRLSDDAQQLLRYFAVLPTIDVPITHLATILRANTPAEQQQLQTSLQELTRLGWLDDTNNRYFAMHGLVQWTMRERLQPTATNCERLLDGMADALYTEPTENPLDKQVYLPYTAEWLTLFANEKNEILARFFNNLARFFNNIAATYRALGQHDERLAYNQNALAIFEAVLPTNHPDLAQSINNIAEAYGALGQQDKRLEYNLKALAIREAVLPANHPDLAQSFNNIAATYYYTGDLGKALDYMQKALTIWERVLPAEHPDLLSSRKSLAVIEQAIEERNKNAG; encoded by the coding sequence ATGGACCCATTGACTATCGGGCTTGTTACCCAATGTTTAACCACTACCAAAATCGCAGAGTGCCTGATCGGTAACTGGTTAGGCAAAGGTAGCGACCAGCTACTGAGCAAAGCGGGCAAAGTCATCTACGAGCGGCTCCGCACCCAGACCCAGCCGGTCAATCACGATATTCACCGGGCGGTTCGGGAAGCGCACCTGAACGCTACGTTGGTTATCTGCGAGCATCTGCTCCGTAATAAGTACAACGTAGCCGACCGTTTGTTCCATTTCCCGGCCTGGGATTTAAAAGAGGTAATCAGCTACCTGAAGAAGCAGCGCAAACAACTGTCAGATGTCAAATTCGCGCTGCCCGACAACCCCGCCGTGACCGAATACGAACTGCTGTTGCAACCCAAAGGCGTACCGGCCAGCGAACGATTGGCAGAACTACAGCTACAGGTCCGGAAGGGTATGTTGCAGGAACTGGAACAGGCTAATCTGGGCATTGAAGACGACCTACGCACCGCCATCCTGACGGGCTGGACGGACAAAGGCCAGTCGATGGACTGGTTTGAGTTGCTGTGTGCATTTTTTGCGGAAAGCCTCAAAACCAACACCCGCCTGCAAAGCGTCGTCCAGACCAATCTGCTTCAGGACGTAAAGGAGTTGTTGCTGACCGTTAAGGCCAACGTGCCGCAAATCAGTATTTCGCCGGAGCAGTTGACCGATTTGGCCGCCCAACTCGGTAAGGCCATGCAGCCCATCGTGGACCGTTTCGATGAAGTAATGAGCCGGTTGGATGACATGTTGATTACGCTGGAACGTATCGAAAACAAAGTTGATACGGTACAGATTGGCGTTGGGCAGGCAAACGAAAGCCTGACTGATATCCGTGAGAAGGTTGATAAACTCCTGCCAACGTCGCCCGCCCGCCAGAAATACCTCAACACCTTTGCCCACTACGATCTGACGAATCTGGTGGGCCGCACCGACGAACTCAGTCAGATTGACGCGCATTTTGCCCGGCACGACATGTTGCTGCTGCGGGGCATGGGCGGCATTGGCAAAACTACCCTCGCCAAAGCGTATATGGCCCGGTCGCGTGATGGATATGACCACCTCGCCTACGTAGAAATTGTAGGAACCATTGCCGACAGTATCCTGATTCAGTTGGGTAACTCGCCCGACGTAGCGTTTACGCCCAATCTGGCAGACAGCACCGACGATAAATTCAAGGCACTTATCGACACGCTGGGCCGGATTCCGAACCTGTTGCTCGTACTCGACAACGCCAACGATGCCGATGATCTGAGGCTCCGGCAACGGGCATTGGAGAGTTTAGCCGGGAGAGTGCTGATTACGGGCCGCGCGCGCCCGCAAACGTTTGTGCAGGAACGTAAGGTGCAGGAAATAAAGAAATTGACCCCTGCCGACGCCCTGCAATTATTTAAAAACCTGTATCCAATCCCCCTGACCGATGCCGAAGACGAATTGGTCAAAACCATACTGGAGAAGGCATTCTACCATCCCAAACTAATTGAGGTACTGGCGAAGGCGGCTTACGCCAATTCGTGGCTCCAACTGACCGACCTGCGGGCAATTGTTGAGCAGAAAGAGTACCGGCACGAAGCCATCAACTATCCCGTAGAGGTAGACGACCAGACGAAAGCCATCTACCGCATCCTGCTCGATTTGTTCGACACCGACCGCCTAAGCGACGACGCCCAACAACTGCTCCGCTACTTCGCCGTGCTGCCCACGATTGACGTACCCATAACGCACTTAGCGACAATATTACGAGCCAACACCCCCGCCGAACAGCAGCAATTACAGACCTCCTTGCAGGAACTGACCCGTCTGGGTTGGTTAGACGACACCAACAACCGCTATTTTGCCATGCACGGCTTAGTGCAATGGACAATGCGCGAACGATTACAGCCCACAGCCACCAACTGCGAACGGTTACTGGATGGCATGGCAGACGCGCTATACACGGAGCCAACTGAGAATCCGCTCGATAAGCAGGTATATCTACCCTACACGGCTGAATGGCTGACTCTTTTTGCGAATGAAAAAAACGAAATCTTGGCCCGTTTCTTCAACAACTTGGCCCGTTTCTTCAACAACATTGCTGCTACATATCGTGCGTTGGGCCAGCACGATGAACGCCTGGCCTACAACCAGAACGCCTTGGCTATTTTTGAAGCGGTACTTCCCACCAATCACCCTGATCTGGCCCAATCCATCAATAATATTGCCGAAGCGTATGGTGCGTTGGGCCAGCAGGATAAACGCTTAGAGTACAATCTGAAAGCGTTGGCTATCCGGGAAGCAGTGCTACCGGCCAATCACCCTGATCTGGCTCAATCCTTCAACAACATTGCTGCTACCTATTATTACACTGGAGATTTAGGCAAGGCACTTGACTATATGCAGAAGGCACTGACAATATGGGAACGGGTACTTCCGGCAGAGCATCCTGACTTGCTTAGTTCGCGGAAAAGTCTGGCTGTTATTGAGCAGGCTATCGAGGAGCGGAATAAAAATGCTGGTTGA
- a CDS encoding M20/M25/M40 family metallo-hydrolase — protein sequence MKKQLLVTSFLFLSSLAEAQTILNRDPQIAELVTQISADSLRAHINGLVSFGTRHTLSVSTPGASTPGTTTAPKKGIGAARQWILGKFQQYARQSGGRMTASLDTWTLQPDGRRIDKPADMGNVMAVLKGTDPTDTRVFIVQGHMDSRVSNVMNREADAPGANDDGSGTAAVIELCRVLSRAQFPATIIFATLTGEEQGLLGAEHLSERAVREKWNLEAVLNNDIMGSNHSNETNIIDNTRLRVFSEGLPANMLKDTTGRIAQIRNFGNENDGKARTLARYVKELGERYVENLEVVLIYRNDRYLRGGDHTPFVQRGFAAVRLTEMNENYNHQHQDLRTENNVEYGDYAKHMDFEYLRKNTAVNLATLANLAKAPAVPHDVRIDVRNLTNSTALYWQAPKTSGAASRNVKGYYVLMRETHWPFWQKKFFTTKLGMTLPYSKDNYYFAVQSVSDDGNESLPVLPAPNLR from the coding sequence ATGAAAAAGCAACTACTCGTCACGTCTTTCCTCTTCCTTTCTTCCCTTGCAGAAGCCCAGACCATTCTGAACCGCGACCCACAAATTGCGGAATTGGTGACGCAAATTTCTGCCGATAGTTTGCGGGCGCACATCAACGGTTTGGTCAGCTTCGGAACGCGGCACACGCTCAGCGTATCCACGCCGGGCGCATCCACGCCGGGCACCACTACTGCCCCTAAAAAAGGTATTGGCGCGGCCCGGCAGTGGATTCTGGGTAAATTCCAGCAGTACGCCAGGCAATCGGGCGGGCGCATGACGGCCTCGCTCGACACCTGGACGCTCCAACCCGACGGTCGGCGCATCGATAAACCCGCCGACATGGGCAATGTGATGGCCGTGTTGAAAGGTACTGACCCCACCGATACGCGTGTGTTCATTGTGCAGGGCCACATGGACAGCCGCGTCTCGAACGTGATGAACCGCGAGGCCGACGCGCCCGGTGCCAACGACGATGGCTCTGGCACGGCGGCTGTGATTGAACTCTGCCGGGTATTGAGCCGGGCGCAGTTTCCGGCTACGATTATTTTTGCTACGCTGACGGGTGAAGAGCAGGGTCTGCTGGGGGCAGAACACCTCAGCGAACGGGCCGTGAGAGAAAAGTGGAACCTCGAAGCCGTGCTGAACAACGACATCATGGGCAGCAACCACAGCAACGAAACGAATATTATCGACAATACCCGCCTGCGCGTGTTCAGCGAGGGTCTACCCGCCAATATGCTCAAAGACACAACGGGTCGCATTGCCCAGATCAGAAACTTCGGCAACGAAAACGACGGGAAAGCACGCACCCTGGCCCGCTATGTGAAAGAACTCGGCGAACGCTACGTCGAAAACCTGGAGGTGGTGCTGATTTATCGCAACGACCGCTACCTGCGTGGGGGCGATCATACGCCGTTTGTGCAACGCGGATTTGCCGCCGTGCGCCTGACCGAGATGAACGAAAATTACAACCATCAGCACCAGGACCTGCGTACCGAAAACAATGTAGAGTACGGCGACTATGCCAAACACATGGATTTCGAGTATCTGCGTAAAAATACGGCAGTCAACCTCGCCACGCTGGCAAACCTCGCCAAAGCCCCCGCCGTACCGCACGACGTGCGCATCGACGTGCGTAACCTGACCAACAGCACTGCACTCTACTGGCAGGCTCCGAAGACAAGCGGAGCGGCCTCCCGCAACGTGAAGGGGTATTACGTGCTGATGCGTGAAACGCACTGGCCGTTCTGGCAGAAAAAATTCTTCACCACCAAACTCGGCATGACCCTCCCCTACTCAAAAGACAATTATTACTTCGCCGTGCAGTCCGTCAGCGACGACGGCAACGAAAGCCTGCCCGTGCTGCCCGCGCCAAATCTGCGGTAG
- a CDS encoding glycoside hydrolase family 172 protein, which produces MQRLGLLVWLLFSSGWAMAQRTNVPFNGLEMNLGNLSRLSNAKTRSISPENFTGEKGKGGMDEPTDTRPNHANAKNEARDLGRGWKLNPFIKVAAGETFTLADISGPGAIQQIWMTPTGNWRYSILRVYWDDEKEPSIEVPVGDFFGMGWGEYAHLNSLAVSVNPGSAFNCYWTMPFRKRCRITLQNIAEKDEMRLYYQINYTLTDVPDDAAYLHAQFRRTNPNTYKKDITLIDGIRGKGHYVGAYLAWGVNNNGWWGEGEIKFFMDGDTDFPTINGTGTEDYFCGSYNFDRGGQYVPFSTPYVGLHQVIRPDGTYKSQQRFGMYRWHIMDPVRFEKDLRVTIQDLGWRSGGRYLPQLSDVASTVFWYQAEPHAPFPKLPAKDELEVN; this is translated from the coding sequence ATGCAACGTCTCGGTTTACTCGTCTGGCTGCTTTTCAGTAGCGGTTGGGCAATGGCCCAGCGCACCAACGTGCCCTTCAACGGGCTGGAAATGAACCTCGGCAACCTGTCGCGGTTGTCGAATGCTAAAACCCGGTCGATTAGTCCCGAAAATTTTACGGGCGAAAAAGGCAAAGGTGGTATGGACGAACCCACCGACACCCGCCCCAACCACGCTAACGCCAAAAACGAAGCCCGCGACCTGGGCCGGGGCTGGAAACTGAACCCATTTATAAAAGTGGCCGCTGGCGAAACCTTTACGCTGGCCGACATCAGCGGGCCGGGAGCCATTCAACAAATCTGGATGACGCCCACCGGCAACTGGCGGTACTCGATCTTAAGGGTTTACTGGGACGACGAAAAAGAGCCATCTATCGAAGTGCCCGTCGGCGACTTTTTCGGGATGGGCTGGGGCGAATATGCGCATCTTAACTCGCTGGCCGTGAGCGTTAATCCGGGTAGCGCGTTCAACTGCTACTGGACCATGCCGTTTCGGAAACGCTGCCGGATCACGCTGCAAAACATTGCCGAGAAAGATGAAATGCGGTTGTATTACCAGATTAATTACACGCTCACCGACGTACCCGACGACGCGGCTTATCTGCACGCGCAGTTTCGGCGCACCAACCCAAATACGTACAAAAAAGACATTACGCTCATCGACGGCATTCGGGGCAAAGGGCATTACGTGGGGGCTTACTTAGCCTGGGGCGTAAACAACAACGGCTGGTGGGGCGAAGGTGAAATCAAGTTTTTCATGGATGGCGATACCGACTTCCCAACCATCAACGGCACCGGCACCGAAGACTATTTCTGCGGGTCGTACAACTTCGACCGGGGTGGGCAGTATGTGCCATTTTCAACGCCGTATGTGGGGCTGCATCAGGTGATTCGGCCCGATGGCACCTACAAATCGCAGCAGCGGTTTGGCATGTACCGCTGGCACATCATGGACCCGGTTCGGTTTGAGAAAGACCTGCGCGTAACCATTCAGGATTTGGGCTGGCGCAGTGGCGGGCGGTATCTGCCCCAACTCTCCGACGTAGCGAGTACCGTATTCTGGTATCAGGCCGAGCCGCACGCGCCCTTTCCGAAACTGCCTGCCAAAGATGAACTGGAAGTGAATTGA
- a CDS encoding AbrB/MazE/SpoVT family DNA-binding domain-containing protein, whose amino-acid sequence MRLSVVSIGNSKGIRIPKAVLDKYRIKDSVEVEMRDDALVLKPVRTPREGWEEQFRQAITAGDLPDEELLEPFPNDFDTDDWTW is encoded by the coding sequence ATGCGCTTATCTGTCGTGTCAATCGGTAATTCCAAAGGCATTCGGATTCCGAAGGCAGTGCTCGACAAATACCGGATTAAAGATTCGGTGGAGGTTGAGATGCGTGACGATGCCTTAGTGCTCAAACCCGTTCGCACCCCCCGCGAAGGCTGGGAAGAGCAGTTTAGGCAGGCTATTACTGCCGGTGATTTGCCCGACGAAGAATTGCTTGAACCATTTCCGAACGACTTCGACACTGACGACTGGACATGGTAG